The genomic stretch ATCAGTTTCAGTATCTTTGTTACATCATAATAATTTTTCTTAGCGTTTCGTCGAGATATTTCAAATCGTCATTCATTCTTTTCTGTGATTTTGATAAAAATCTAAATGTTGCatagttttattttcttttttacaCAATGCAATCTATTACTACTTGTTTATgtttttcgttattttattaTGTGTACATTCTTTTATGTCGGtggtttttgtaaaatttaatatattttcaatgatttattCATAGATTAATTTCAATCGAATTTCATGTTGGTTGATATTAGTTTTTACACGTGTTTCAAACTTTAAATGTTTGGCGATTTTTTAGACAAACACGAAACATAATATTTTGTCAACTTTATTAACATCAGCCTTAGCTATTTTTTAACAAGAAATGTTCAATTTTTCGGAAGCAAATGCTCTCGAGATTAACGAATCACACTAACTGACGAATATTCAATCGAACATGAGGATAAGCGTTCAGTATTTTATCAGTTTGAGTGGGTGTAACGTCGCTCGGCTTCAGTCAGTGTACCGCTAGTTCCGTCAGACGAACGATTACAACATGATAATCGAGAACAAATTGCGGCATCAGCTGCCTGCCCTCACATTTCCCCGTTTTCCGTCCACAGCAACGTGGGAAAAGCGAGTAAAAGCAATTTTCATCAAGCTAGTGCTTCGACTTTCGAATGAAAAAGGCAATCAATTGCTGGATATTGGCAATGTtgtattaaatttatttgaaaagctGAGGTCGGGGCTCAGGCAGCTCTATCATGTCGAGTGCTCAAACGGAAATGAAAAGCAGACAGTTCTAGTGCCGTCGATCCGGGGAAATGAAGCAATCCCTGCCGTGTTATCGTCATGCTACAGAGAAAAGCTCATCATCTGTAGGAACGGAATCCGGGTGGTTGTGATGCCATCACGAGGTTCCGCTGTGGTAAAAGTAGTGCACCATGAAGTGTACTTACATGCACAAGTGAATTAGTGCGATCCCCGATTGATAACATCAAGCGGAATGCTTACAGTGAACTGCTAGAATTGATTGCAACACCGAATGCTGTCTCTTGACGAGCAAAACCAACCAGAAAAGCCGATTAGCAGCGAAAAATAACCTCCATCGGTACGTAACATAAATTAAATTTAGTGGAgtgaaattttatttcaatttcaacaCGTAAGCCGCTTACCTTTTTCAGCTACCCCCTTTTGGTTTCAGGTGCGGAACATgcgtttaaaaaataataatacggATTACTAACTCATTTTATTTACGATCATTGAACTTTGAAGTGATAATTTTTCTATTTCGTTCATTAGTAATTAAGGCCGGATTACAATTCATCCTTTGCAGCGATGTGTTGCGGTGAATGATGTGCTTTGAGATCTCGCCAGAAAGCCGCCCGCTCTTCGAACAATCCGCTCTCTACAGCGAGCAGTGCTTGCTTAGTGGGATCCAAACTGCCTATCCGCAGGTAGGTTAGAGGGAAACCCTTCGCTTGAGGCCAACGGGGGATTGCATCGTCGACCGGGTCTGGTGTTGGATTGCCAGTGCGAGCAAAATTGACCCATAATTTGGTCAGGACTCTACGAATTTGCAGCTCCTCGGGTGTAGGTATCGCGGTAACGAATAGATCTTTCGCGATCGGGAACAGGAACTGCAGCTCCTCGGCGTGGCAAACacctgaaatttatgttttattattattttcatgaGAAGAATTACTATGTTTTTCCTTTCATTGTATATTTTTCAAGAGACTATTTAATTATGGCTTTGAAACAATAAAGCCGTTTGAACGAGATTAATAAAAAAGATCAGATGCCGGTAACGTACCGTAATAGTTCTCCTTTCCACCTTCGAATATTTCAGTAAAGCTGGCAGCAGTCCGCTGGGCGAAAAGGTAGACATACGTTGGACCCGCCCGAGAGCCAGTTCTCCGTTTGTCACCTTTCAGCCGAATGTGTAGGTATTCATCCATACCGGCTAGGAACCACGCGTCGGTGTATAGCTGTAAATTGAAAGCAAACGTTACAATAATTAAATTTTCCAACGCAAGGCTCTCGTGCTTACTGACATTCGTTAAATTTTGCTCCGTCTCCTTTACCAACTTTCGGTCGTTGAAATAAAATCGGTTAATTGCGGCAGTGATTGCGTCCTGCCGGCCTGGTTCTTCATGATGGTCATAATTCAGCGAAATGGGAAGTGCTTGGTTCCAGTTTTCATTAAGACTGGCCCGCAGTTCTGGCAGGTTGATGAGCGCTGGGTAAAAGAAAAACATTAAAAGCCGTGGTAAATCATATAAATCGTGATTTCTCTCAATGGGTGCGGGTTGTACTAGCTCCAGTAAGTCACTTTAATATTGCAACATGAAATTAGAAACGCATGATCAAACGCCACGTTCCATCTGTCTAACCTGTAGCAGCATTGCGAATTACTGTAAAGCATGCTTAATTTGCTGATAACGGATTGAATTCGTAAATCAGCTTAAAAGTACCAACTAAAAAGTAATCAGCCTTTAGTTTAGCAACAAGACCTTGTGAATTAATTCTCAACGATGATCGCCTTTACGATTTTGCTGTGTAGTTTAGTTATTACTCTCCCCCAGATAGGTGCGCAGAATAAAAGCAAGCTCTATGGACATTACACTAACACTTAACTCCCCTCCACAGCCCTGGGTCTTCGGTGTGAACTATGCGAGTCCAGCATCGGATGGGATGATTGCGTTGACAACTCACACGTGGAGACCTGCAGAATCGACCGGACCCGCGAACAGCTGCAGAAATTGGACTATCATTCGAAGGTCACAACTACCACCGTCAAACCCATAACCGAGGATGACGCGGCTTGCCTAATGGTGGAGCTGACCGTGCTCGCCACCAAAGAATCCATCTTTCGACGGAGCTGCACCTACGATCGGAACCTGTGCGAAGGCTGGGATACCACAGCAGTTCTCGTTAAGGAGTGCTCTATTTGTGCCCCAAAGGGTAATTCTACGGCATGTGTAGAGAATCATGTTGTGATGGTGCCAAACGTGGCTGGTGCTGCAGGCAACGGCAGCACCGCAGCGCATCTTCCGATTCCGGTTGAACCAACGATTGCACTCGGACCAAATCTCACCTGTGTGTTTCAGCTGTCGAGCAGCACGTGTCCAATAGTGCATCTTGCTTTCATGTTACTAGCGTTGCTGATTAGTTTGAGCATTTAATTGTTCGCATTTGCATGAAAGGATTTCAGTGATGTTGGAATAAAACCTCGAATGTGTAAATGTGTCGTCTTCCGCTAAACCTTTCTTTTTCAATAGCAGTTTGTTGCGGATGTAGGCTTATAGCAACGTAATCATTTAATCATTTCGATGCACACATTATGGTTGTATAAAAACGGCAGCAGCAAAGAATCATCGCTTTTTTGAAATCTTTCTGTTAATCCATTCCCATGAATCTAGGTGAAAAATAGATTTTGGTTTAAGCTGCGTTGAAGAAATTTTATGGAATGAAAACTTTGTTTCCCTTTTTGTTCCGTTCGCAGCAGAATCAATGGTGGTTTGAATTTATATAACAAAGtcttgaggagaaatatttccGAAGCTCCATCATTTTCTAGAATAGAAACTAAACAATGTTTGTGCGAAATTAGATCAAAACTTGTGCTCTGGTTGAAACTTTTGCGTTGTACTTGTCAATCTTTTTATTGCAGAAAGTTTCACATTTACGAGGTACCAACGTAAATGTGAAAAACACATTTGAGTGCCTCTTTTCGCATCAGGAGGCCTACCCCCGGCTGTGTTGCGACACATGGTTCACTTGTAATTGACAAGACAGTGTATCActtttttcagaggaaaatttcGATGGATTCTGGTAGAGAACAAATCAACAATTTTTATCTTACTGGAAAAGCAACAAACAGATCAGAAGGAAGCTGTCACATCTgaatatgtgcagatttttcgAGAGAAACGAAGTGTGCGGACTGCAGCGATGATCAAAGTTTTTAAACCCGACGATTACCATGAACCAAAAATCAGTGAAACTGACTGAAACCTCCCCTTATGTTTGCGGGACAATCGCGCATCACCACCGCTGCAACTTGTGGCTTTCTTTTGGGTTCCAACCTAGTTACAAAACACAATATTAAGAATTTACCGATTTACAAAAACAACTTTGAAGAGCtctaaattttaaacatattggACAAAAAACATAAGTATTGTCACAACTGCTGCTTTTATCacttgaaaaatttaattttatgcaaaaatgagtAAATACTTCCATTGAGGAAATCTGAGAAAATATTACtcagttcgaacaatcagagtAACTTAGCTTTTGACATTTTGTGTAGGAAATCTGGAACAGAGTAGATGTTAGGGTTGGGGTTAAATTGAAGCAACGATTCACGAAGATTCACGGATTATTTCGCAGAAATATTACCAATATGGTTGCCAGATCTCGGTTGCTGGTAAAGATGCACGCTACTCACAACATACTTTTTTCAGATGAAAAATTGATTACTTTGGAGGGTGTATTGAACGAGCAGATCGTGTATATGTAGCATGTCTTCGTGATATTTCAGCCGATAAAAGAAAAGTAGAACGATTCCAGAATGCTTC from Wyeomyia smithii strain HCP4-BCI-WySm-NY-G18 chromosome 3, ASM2978416v1, whole genome shotgun sequence encodes the following:
- the LOC129731988 gene encoding uncharacterized protein LOC129731988 — encoded protein: MIAFTILLCSLVITLPQIALGLRCELCESSIGWDDCVDNSHVETCRIDRTREQLQKLDYHSKVTTTTVKPITEDDAACLMVELTVLATKESIFRRSCTYDRNLCEGWDTTAVLVKECSICAPKGNSTACVENHVVMVPNVAGAAGNGSTAAHLPIPVEPTIALGPNLTCVFQLSSSTCPIVHLAFMLLALLISLSI